One stretch of Nerophis ophidion isolate RoL-2023_Sa unplaced genomic scaffold, RoL_Noph_v1.0 HiC_scaffold_117, whole genome shotgun sequence DNA includes these proteins:
- the LOC133547478 gene encoding oocyte zinc finger protein XlCOF7.1-like: MQTEETQPSHIKMEEEYTLIPHFKKEEEDPLTPLFKEKSVDPLSPHIKEEEEEHRISQEWLEEFHVIVKSEDDEVKGESEERGGGEPPSSSSTQHMTTEADGDHCGGSQADKLLAPLSDSEDTTSHSPDTDDEDSKDDKTCHTDNTHFTSSLCHKTFKYPSYLKRHMRTHTGEKAFSCSICGKGFTRRHSLKRHMRTHTGEKPFSCSECGKLL, encoded by the coding sequence atgcagacggaggagacacagccctcccacattaagatgGAAGAGGAATAcacactgatcccccattttaaaaaggaagaggaggacccactgacacccctttTTAAAGAGAAATCAGTGGACCCACTGagtcctcacattaaagaggaagaggaggaacaccgcatcagtcaagaatggttggaggagttccatgtgattgtgaagagtgaagatgatgaggtgaaaggtgaaagtgaggagaggggagggggggagcctccaagcagcagctcaacacaacacatgacaacagaagctgatggagaccactgtggaggatcacaagcagacaagctcttagctccactatcagatagtgaggacacaacgtcacactctcctgacactgatgatgaagactctaaagatgataagacatgtcacactgacaacactcacttcacatcttctctctgtcacaaaacttttaaatatcctagttatttgaaaagacacatgagaacacacactggagaaaaagcctTTTCAtgctcaatctgtggtaaaggttttactcgAAGGCActctttgaaaagacacatgagaacacacactggagaaaaacctttttcctgctcagaatgtggtaaattaCTCTAA